ACGCATCTCGTGCAAAATGAGATCCGGCGTTGCAATCGTGCCTGGACCGCTATCGCCGCCGCGAGCTCGCTGCAACAGTGCGCGCGCTGCTGCAAATACTCGTCCGTCGCGCTTTTCATCAAGGCCAAAGGCATAGATCAACTGGCTTCGGTTCTTGAGCAGCTCGGGAAATTCTTTCCAGAATTCGTTGATATCGCGCGTCTCGCCCAGTCCCAGCTGGCTTTGCGCTTCTTCCAGGCCCATACGCCGCCCTTCCCAGATCTCACGATTGCGTTCGCGCGGACGCAGATAGAAGCGTTGCAGTCCTGGACCGAGCGCCAGCGCCGCTTCTTCCTCGGCGAAGCCGCTCAGATAATAGAAGTCGGAATCTTGACGATAGCGATAGTGAACATCGCTGTTACGCGTCTGCTGCGGCGCAGAAAAGAAGACGGCAACGCTGTCCTCGGGCATCGACTCAACAAAGCGCATTCGGCGCGACGCAAAACACTGCGCATCAGGTTTCATGTTTCAAGTTCCTTGCCTGCGATTTCGGCAAATGTTTGGCGGCATTTCAAATAATAATCATAAAGTCGATGAGAGCCCAGAAATGCAAGCGAGTCAAAGGGGCGCTGCCGGTAGCTGGCGCGCAAGCTGGCTGTCAGCGATTCCGCATCTACGCCGCGGAGAGCGGCGGGGGCCAGCGCCAGCCCCCGGCCCTGCAATACCAGCAGCCGGCGGAAGCCAGCCTGTTCCAGCGGCGTCTGCAGCGCATCAATGCTGCGGTCGGCGAGGGCCATCAATACAACCAGCGTATCATCGCCAGGTTTCATTCCCATCGCAATCAAATCGGGCAGGCAACGTTCCAGCGCCGGCCGGTTATGAGCGACATCAAAAAAGAACCTACAGCTTCTAGCGCCTGCTGATTCGCTGTGCAGCTCCAGGCGGCCAGGCAACTCCGGTCGCAGCAATCTGGTTGACCAGGACAATTCGCCAAGCAGCCACCGGACAAAACGCTCATTCTCTGCAATATAGCTTGCGCCAGAATTCGCCGGATTCTCTGGCCAGAGCAGGCAGCGCGCCTGCGGCGCGGCCTGGCGCGCAAGCGCCAGCAATTGCTCGTCGGCAATTCCTGGCGACGACATCAGCGCTATGGTCATAGTGTCCGGGCCGGCGATGGCCAGCTTCTCGCGCGCGATTTGGACGAGGCTGTCGCCCAGAATGGCCCCGTGTTCCAGGACAACGCGCGTCAATACCACGGTCTGCGCCGCCGCAATGCGTGTCGCGTCCAGCCGTCCGCCCAAGCCTGCTTCAAATACGCAAAGTTCGCAGGGAGCGCTGGAAAACAAATGTACTGCAAGCAAAGTCAGCGCTTCAAAGTAGCTGCACTGCTCAAAGTCCTCAAATTGCGCCTTCAGAATTTCAAGCGAACGCCACGCGCTGTCGGCGGCTACGGGCTGGAGATTCAAGCGAATCCGTTCTAGCGGATGACTCAAATGCGGCGAGGTATAAAGCCCAATGGCGCCGGCGACATTGGCGAGGCCGGCCAGCAAAAAGGAGGTCGAACCCTTGCCGTTGGAGCCGACCACTGCGATGCGTTCGCCTTGCAGGCGAAGCGTGCTGCTGCCGGCCATTTCCTGCAGGCGGCGCATCCTGCTTTGCCATTGTTGCGGACTGAAGCGGCGGCTTTGTTCGGGATTCTCCAATCGGCGTAGAAAATCCAGCAGAGCCGACTCTGCTGCGTTCACAGTTTCCGGCGCAGCGCGCTGAGCAACTCGCGCTCCATCAAATTCTCCGGCGCCGCTTCCCCCGTAAATAGTTCAAACTGCAAGGCCGCCTGGTAGAGCAACATATAGTATCCGTAAACTACTGTACAGCGACGCTCCGCTGCCTGGGCAATCAAGGGCGTACGCATCGGAGTATAGACGATATCAAATACCGTATGAGCTGGCGCCAGCAGCGCGGAGGGCAAGGGCATACCTTGATCCTTGCCCTCCATGCCAAGCGGAGTGGTATTGATTACTACATCAAAATCTTCCGCCCTGAGTTCCGGCGCTTCAACATATTCAACAACGGTCCGTTTTGTTCCCGCTTGCACGCGCTGGGCAAAAGCGCGGCCTTTGCGGCGATTTCTGCCGCTGATCAGAATAGCGCCAGGCGACGAGACCTGAGCCAGGGCAAAAGCAATGGCCGCCGCCGCGCCGCCGTAGCCCAGCAACAGATGGCGCTTTCCGCGCAACTCTGGGATGGCCGTCTGCAAAGCCCGGATAGCGCCAGGGCCATCGGTATTGTAGGCGTGGTATTCATCCTCGCGCAAAATCCAGGTGTTAGCGGCTTCGCAAGCCTGACTGAGATCATCGGCGGCGTCGCAAAAACGAAAGGCCCAACTCTTGTGAGGAATGGTAATGGAGAGTCCAGATACATTCAGTTTCAATAAGGCGCGCTTCAAAGAGGCATCGGCCTCGGCAACATTGAATGCGGCGTAAAGAGCGTTGATCGACTTACTTTCAAAGGCAGTGTTGTGCAGCAGCGGAGATAGGGAGTGAGCGACCGGATGGCCGAGTATGCCAAAGAGCCTGGCGCTTCCGTCGATTCTGGCCATGATGCTGCACGGAAAATCCCAAAGGGGGGCAGGGACGGCAATCCCTTTCGTTTATCTACTTGTCCGAATCGACCGATTCCTGAAATTGGACGCAGATCAGCGCGGCCGGATTGCAATGCTTAAGAAGATCCTTGAGATAGTTGTAGATGTAGCGGTCTTTGCCGCCGTCAGCGGCGCAGCTGCCTGGTACTACTACATTTACCGTCGTCGAGACTTGATAGGCGGTTTCTGGGCTGCGGCGGCGGTAGCCTTCATTGGCGGCGTTGTGATCAGCGTGCTGGCAGGCATCAACAGCTGGTTCATCCACCTGGTTGATTGGTTGATGCTGCCCAAGTTCGAAGAGATTTTTCTTTTTCGCGTAAACCTGATTACGGCCGCTGCCGGCGCTTTCCTGTTTGTCTACGTGCTCAACCGCATCAACCACGATCGCGAACGGCGCCGCTAGCGCGGCGCACTTCAGTTTTCTGCGCCTGGACCTGGCGTGTAGATGGGCGTCAGTCGACTTTCGCCCGACGCTTTCTCTGAAGCAGGCAGCGGGACGATCCGACTTCGCGCCAGCGCGTCACGTTCCACTTCATCGATTCGGATGACGGCATGCAACGGCACAAAGATCCGCCGCGTATTTTCGAATTCTTTGCGTAAATGGTCCTCATTTGGATCGACCAGCAGCTGGGACTTCTCGCCAAAGACCAGCTCCTCTATTTCAATGAAGCCGAAGATGCCGCCCTGGCCAACGCTGCGGGCATAAAGCTCATAGACTCGACCCTGGTTCTGGAATAGAACACGGTAAAGTCGACGCTCCGAGCTCCTGGCCATCGGGGCAGGCCGCCGGGCATCGGTCTGGAAGTCAACTGCAGCGGTCCGGCGATGCGGAAGCTTCCATTAGCCGGACCCGGCGATCGGGGCTCAACCTTTGGCGGGGAATCCCGATGTACTGGATCAGAAGAGGTAACTACGCCCATGCCCGCGCCCCCCATGATGGATCTCGGATCCGGCATCAATACCCGCGATACGATCAACAAATTGCTGGAAGTCGAACGCGCTCCCATTGCCCGCATCCAGGCGGACAACCAGATGAACGAAGTCCGTATCATGGCCTGGGATGAGGTGCGCAATCGCGCTCGCAGCCTGGCGGACAAGAGCCGCTTGATCTATTCCTTTGCTGGCGCCTTCGCAACCCGCGGCGTCGTATCCAGCGATCCTGGCGCGATTACAGGCGAGGCGGCGCCCAATGTAGAGCTCGGGCGTACGGACATCGAAGTCGTTCAACTGGCGAGCAACCACCAGGTGCGCAGCAATGCCGTCTCCCTCGAAGACACCCTGCCTGCCGGCCGATTCGTAATCAAGGTAGCCGATCGCGAAATTGCCATTCAATTTGGCGGCGGACACATCAGCGATCTCTACCGACAACTGCGCAGCCAGGGCGCCGACCTCTTTGATGCCAGTTCGCTGAACCCGGAGAGCGGCAAGCAGGTAATCAGCCTGCGCTCTCGAATCAGCGGCGAACGCGGACGCTTCCAGTTTACTGACCCCGATGGAGTTCTGCAGCGCGTTGGCCTGGTCGGGGCCGCCGTGGAAGGTGCGCGGACTCCAGTACAGAAGTCGCTTTCGTTTGAAGGCGCATCGCCCTACACTCGACCTGGCGGAACTCAGGCGGCGCCCATTGCCTCGACCATCGAGGAGGGCGGCGCGGCCTTGCGCCTCGAAGGTTCAGGCGCGGTGGCGATAGGCGCTACGCTGCCGGAGAAGGCGCAGCTGCGTCTGCGCATCACGCGCCTCGATCAGTCGCCGACCAGCGCGCCAGAGGGCGCCGCGCCGGCCAATTCTGCGGCCCCGGCGTCTTCGCCGCCGGCCGCCGCCGCAGGCGAGCGCATTGCGACCGGGCCCGATCTGAGCGTTCAGGTTGGCGATGTGCAGTTGCATGGCTACCAGATTGAACGGGAGCGCAGCCAGATTCCGCAGCCGGCCGCCGCATCCAATCCGGCGGCTGGCCAGCCGCCTGTTGTGGCGCCAGCGCCGGGAGCGGCTCGTTTTGGCGTAGGTATCGAGTACCGTGAAAATGGCGAGCTGAGAACTCGCGAAGAAATTCGCGAACTCCACGCCAGCGGAGAAAGTCAGGAGATCCAGATGGATCTGGTCGCGCCCGGTCCTGTGGAGCGAATCTATTTTTTCAACGAGAGCGGCGCTGCGCGCTTTCAGGCGGCTACGATTAGCGGCGAGACGCCTGCGCAGGCAACAGCCGTCAATGAAACCCAGGCGGCGCGCGATGCGATTTTGAAAATCAACGGCGTTGAAGTGCGCCGTTCGGAAAACCAGAAACTGACCGACGTGATGCAGGGCGTAAGCCTCAATCTTAACCGCGTGACAAACGGACCCGTCGAAGTGCAAATCATGGTCAACGCCGAAGAGATCATGAAACAGATCGTGGAGTGGGTCAAAGCCTACAATGAACTGGTGGTTTTTTGCCGCGATAACTCACAGGCCGGCGATTCGCAGTTTACTCCGCCTTCGCAGCAGGATCAGCGGCAGCAGCAACAGCAGCAAAACTCGCAGGAAAGCCATCAGCGCGGTCTTTTTGCATCGGATGCCACGGTCCGCCAACTGGTCTCCGGGGTGCGTCTGACAGTTTCCTCCTCCTACCCCAGCGTCGAACGCAATGGCTACCGGGTATTGTCCGACATTGGCCTGTCGACGGGCGAGGTCGGTCAGACCTGGTCAGGCGGGGATATCCGCGATGAAGTCAAGTATGGATTGCTGGTCATCAATGAGGAGCGGCTGCAAGGCGCTTTGACCGCCAACCCCGATTCGGTTCGCCAGCTTTTTGCCTCCGACACCAACGAGGATAATCTTCCGGACAATGGCGTGGCCATTGCCATGGAGCGACTGCTGCAACCCTATGTCCGGCCGACTGGCGGAGTGATCAGCGCCAGGGTAGATCTGCTCAAGGAACAGATCCGCGCCAACAAGCGTGAAATCGACCGACGCGAACTGGCCGCTCAGAATATGGAGCAAAATCTGCGCGAGCGCTTCGGCAGGATGGAGCGAGCAGTGCAGGAAAACCGGTCGATGGGCGAATACCTGCGCAGAAATTCTCCTGGCGGCGGGAACTGATCGGCCGATAAGAACACAGGGCGGTGCAGTGGCCGCCGGGCAGGAGCTTCGTATGCAGATCTATGTGAATGACCAGGAATTGGACGCTGAATTGACCGGCGAGCAAACCCTGGAAGAGGTTTACCACGCTGTTAGCGATTGGATTGCCGGAAACAAACGATACATCCTGGGATTGCGCGTCGATGGCGCGGATGCTTCGCTCAGCGCCCTGCCGGCAGTTCCCGCCGCCACCGTAGGCCGCGTCGACTTCTATGTAGGCGACGAATTGGATATGGTGCTGACCACCGTCTCGGAACTGGATCACTATGTCGATCAAGTAGGCGTCACGCTGTTTGAGCGTCAGGAACTCAGCGCCCAGGATATCCGCAATCTGGAGGATGGCCTGCGCTGGATTCGCCAGATTCTGAATTCGCTATCTGGTCTGGTCAAATTGGACCTGGCCCAGATGAACGTGCTGGCCCCTGGCGTACGCGGCGCCGAATCCATAGATCGCGTTGTGGATCGGCTGGAGAAAAGGGCTGCGCGCTTTGCGGAGGAAAACGGTCGCGAAGCAATTGAGGATTTCCTGGGAGATTTGCGCAGCTTCAAATTCTTTGTGATGAAGCTGTTCTTGCAATTGCGCACAATGAATGCGCGTCTGGATGAACTGGCCGACCACCTTTCGCAATTTGAGCGTCGAATTCCGGAGATAGTTCGCGAGATTGTCTCGATCAACGAGGGTTTTAATGCCGGAAAAGATTTTACGGCGCTGGAAACCCTCGACCGCATCACCGGCGAATTGAACGAGTATGTTGCGTCGCTCTATGCGCTGGATTTTCATTTGCGCAAGTCGCATGGCGAAAGCATTCAGAACATCGCCGTTGGGAATGTTAGCTTCCAGTCCGCTGCAGCAGAAATTACGAACATGCTGCGCGATCTGTCCAATGCGCTGGAAGAAAACGATATCGTCGCCGCGGGCGATATCCTGGAATATGAACTGGCCCAGAAGCTTGGCGACTTCCAACCGTATCTGGCAGAAATCCGGCAATTCGTGCTTGCCCGCGAGGCCTGATCGACGGCGCGCTGCGTCGTGGCGCTCTACCAGCGGCTGCTGCGCACATTCTATCGTACGGGTTTGCCGTACCTTGCCATAGCTCAGTCGCCCGCAGCGCCGGGCGATGAATTGCAGATCCAGGCCTTCCTGTCCCGTATTCTGCTGGATCGATTGATGACTGACCTGGAGCGTTCCCGGCAGAGCGTGGATCGCGTTCCTGCGGAGTTATTGGTCGAAGCGCCCCTGGCTGATGAACTGCTCCCGACAGTGCGCAAGGCTGGCGGGATGCCAGTGCTAAACGAGAGCGGGGATCAGATTGCCCTGTGGGATGAGCGCCAGCTGCTGCAGGCTGTAGCCAGTCTACGCCGTTCAGACCCCCCGTCGACGCCTGCTACTGCTGAAGCAGACGCTGCGGTCAGCAACGCTCCGCCTCCGCAGAAGTGGCTGGCTGAAATGGTGCTGCAAGCCCTGCCCATGGCTATGTTCGCCACAGATCTTGGCGGCCGCGCCCTGTTCTACAATGAGCGATTTGAGCGCATTATACTCAGCAAGGATCGATTGCGACGCTCGCTGCGGCTCGCCGAAGAATATTTTCTGGAACTGAATCGCAACCTGCTGGCGCGTTCCTTTGAGCGCGATCCCGAGCGCAAATACTCGCATAGTTTGCACGCTGCACTTCCGGAACTTTCCGTGCTGGCGCGTATCTTCAACCTGGAGCAGGATGGCCGCGTCCAGGGCTACCTCTATCTGTTTCAGGACGCGAGTGATGGCGGCGTGCGCGAAGAACTGCTCTCCCGGCTGGAGGGCGGCGATGGCCTCGAAGCTGTAATAGATGATCTGGAAGCCGTAGCCATCCAGTCCGCTCTCGAAAATCATGGGCACAACATATCCCATGCCGCCGCCGCTTTGCAGATCAAACGTTCTACCCTGCAAAACAAGATGAAGCGCTTACGACTTCTCGATCGATTTGGACCGCGCCATAGCGGACCCATCCGCCGAATCCGACGCGGCGCAGGAAACCAGGGGAACATTGATCCGGCCTCCGGGGGCGGAACTCCGCCGGCCGAGAGCCTGGCCCCGTTGGCAGGCCCGGAGATAGCCGGCGCGGCTGCAGGCCGGAAGAGGTCGGCCAGAGTGCGTAAGCCCGCCCCTGAGGCAGGCCGCAAAAAGAAAATTACGACGCGCAAAGCGACGAAGCCTTCCAAAAAGAAGGTCGCTGCACGCCGCCGCCTCAAAAGCCGCTGATTTCCACTTGTCAGCAAAAGCGCGGCATCAAGTCCTCGGCGCATGCAAAATCGAAAGCTGCTCCTTGCCATCGGCGGCGCCCTCGCGGTGGTATTGTTGGTTGTGCTCTTTTTTATGATTCGCAATGCGGATCGAAGCGAAAGCGAGGACGGAAGGATGATGGGCGAACGGACTGCGCCCGACGGTTCCGGCGGATCCGCCGATGAAGCCCTTGGCATCGAGGCCAATGATCCGCAGGAGCGACTCGATCGTTATGTGCGCTGGGCAAAGTACCCGCCTTTCACGCGCCCGCTTTCGCAAGGTCAGGTCGATCTGCTGGATCCTTACAATGCTGAGCGTCCGGCGGTCAATGTCGTGCTGCGTCCGGCGCGCAACTGCAGCCAGGGTGCGGACGGTATTCCCAATTGCGAAGAGCAGGCTCAGTTCAGCGATATCCAATGCAGCTTCAGTCCGGAACGCAGCATTTCTGTGGGACGCAATGATTTTCACCTTTTTCTAAGCTGTCAGAACCAGAAAGGCGAGAAGCTTCCCATTGATTCGTTGCAAACGCAGGTCTTCCGGACGCTGCACAATAAGACTTATCCCAGCCTCCCCGTGGTTTCGGCGGCAGATGATGGCGCCAACGGCGATGAAAAGGCCGGCGATCGCATTTACACCATCACCGTGCGGCCGACACTGCAGGACTGGGGCGACATGTACGTCGAAGCGAAG
This genomic stretch from Leptospirales bacterium harbors:
- the fliD gene encoding flagellar filament capping protein FliD is translated as MPAPPMMDLGSGINTRDTINKLLEVERAPIARIQADNQMNEVRIMAWDEVRNRARSLADKSRLIYSFAGAFATRGVVSSDPGAITGEAAPNVELGRTDIEVVQLASNHQVRSNAVSLEDTLPAGRFVIKVADREIAIQFGGGHISDLYRQLRSQGADLFDASSLNPESGKQVISLRSRISGERGRFQFTDPDGVLQRVGLVGAAVEGARTPVQKSLSFEGASPYTRPGGTQAAPIASTIEEGGAALRLEGSGAVAIGATLPEKAQLRLRITRLDQSPTSAPEGAAPANSAAPASSPPAAAAGERIATGPDLSVQVGDVQLHGYQIERERSQIPQPAAASNPAAGQPPVVAPAPGAARFGVGIEYRENGELRTREEIRELHASGESQEIQMDLVAPGPVERIYFFNESGAARFQAATISGETPAQATAVNETQAARDAILKINGVEVRRSENQKLTDVMQGVSLNLNRVTNGPVEVQIMVNAEEIMKQIVEWVKAYNELVVFCRDNSQAGDSQFTPPSQQDQRQQQQQQNSQESHQRGLFASDATVRQLVSGVRLTVSSSYPSVERNGYRVLSDIGLSTGEVGQTWSGGDIRDEVKYGLLVINEERLQGALTANPDSVRQLFASDTNEDNLPDNGVAIAMERLLQPYVRPTGGVISARVDLLKEQIRANKREIDRRELAAQNMEQNLRERFGRMERAVQENRSMGEYLRRNSPGGGN
- the aroE gene encoding shikimate dehydrogenase yields the protein MARIDGSARLFGILGHPVAHSLSPLLHNTAFESKSINALYAAFNVAEADASLKRALLKLNVSGLSITIPHKSWAFRFCDAADDLSQACEAANTWILREDEYHAYNTDGPGAIRALQTAIPELRGKRHLLLGYGGAAAAIAFALAQVSSPGAILISGRNRRKGRAFAQRVQAGTKRTVVEYVEAPELRAEDFDVVINTTPLGMEGKDQGMPLPSALLAPAHTVFDIVYTPMRTPLIAQAAERRCTVVYGYYMLLYQAALQFELFTGEAAPENLMERELLSALRRKL
- a CDS encoding DUF1820 family protein, with the translated sequence MARSSERRLYRVLFQNQGRVYELYARSVGQGGIFGFIEIEELVFGEKSQLLVDPNEDHLRKEFENTRRIFVPLHAVIRIDEVERDALARSRIVPLPASEKASGESRLTPIYTPGPGAEN